One region of Syngnathus scovelli strain Florida chromosome 15, RoL_Ssco_1.2, whole genome shotgun sequence genomic DNA includes:
- the LOC125981915 gene encoding rap1 GTPase-activating protein 2 isoform X6, whose protein sequence is MLRRKRSVSFGGFGWIDKSSVSALRARKQELQAASNGADADCPPSPPRTAPPTTKSAHFFDTLDKMEDDYIPYPRIEEVLEKGEPYPQVILPQFGGYWIEEPEEPPPPAPPPATQEASGDDEQEGGEAQDNANCGYRLEETNEAARAYRKYFLGKEHLNFSCPSSSVGNVLLSVRHEEENQQEHLHVIIRSRVKTIYQRLSVTELPDIPSVQELTKLLCDDAAGLRFSPVLYPKASQLIVNYDEHEVNNTFKFGVIFQRFGQVSEEELFRNNEETPAFQEFLQLLGDTVDLQDFKGFRGGLDVSHGQTGSQSVYTVHKQQEVMFHVSTKLPFTEGDTQQLQRKRHIGNDIVALVFQEEATPFVPDMIASNFLHAFVTVQVEEPCSENTSYKVSVTAREDVPPFGPPLPNPAVFKKGPEFREFLLTKLINAELACYKSIRFSRLEERTRAALLDTLHDELQRRSQRMLGLTSTLDEEARAENGHAHGGLLESIKRAMRGRSVSMETMSRGGGGLPTSLSGGGLAHISAEGSVKSPVKRRSGLFPRLLSIDSQTDKHSQRGFLGDQRNFDGCQPMLEVKSELPSNPSSPEAGQRDRICMKKDNSKISRSTSSTCSFSLPADDTHLFAHAVTVEGQGSSPLIVCRSPTELKNKNSPRSNLKFRFDKLSHSAAQGH, encoded by the exons GATTGACAAGTCTTCCGTCAGCGCCCTGAGAGCTCG CAAACAGGAGCTCCAGGCCGCTTCCAATGGTGCCGACGCCGACTGCCCCCCCTCGCCTCCCCGCACGGCACCGCCCACCACCAAG TCGGCCCATTTCTTTGACACGTTGGACAAGATGGAG GATGACTACATCCCTTATCCAAGGATCGAAGAG GTGTTAGAGAAGGGCGAACCGTACCCACAGGTCATCCTCCCCCAGTTTGGAGGTTACTGGATCGAGGAACCTGAGGAACCTCCCCCGCCTGCACCTCCCCCTGCCACCCAGGAGGCCAGCGGGGATGACGAGCAAGAAGGAGGAGAGGCTCAGGATAACGCAAACTGTGGCTATCGCCTGGAGGAGACCAACGAGGCTGCACGTGCGTACAGGAAGTACTTCTTGGGCAAG GAACATTTAAACTTCTCTTGCCCGTCCAGCAGCGTTGGAAACGTGTTGTTGTCTGTTAGGCATGAAGAAGAGAATCAGCAAGAACATCTCCACGTCATCATCAG GTCCCGAGTGAAGACAATCTATCAGCGCCTGTCAGTGACGGAGCTGCCTGATATACCAAGTGTACAAGAGCTGACTAAg CTGCTGTGTGACGACGCAGCTGGTCTCCGTTTCAGTCCCGTCCTTTACCCGAAG GCGTCTCAGCTAATTGTCAACTATGACGAACATGAGGTCAACAACACGTTCAAGTTTGGAGTTATTTTCCAACGCTTTGGACAG GTGTCCGAGGAGGAGCTGTTCAGGAACAACGAGGAAACGCCAGCGTTCCAAGAGTTTCTGCAACTCCTCGGTGACACTGTGGACCTGCAAGACTTTAAAGG GTTTCGGGGGGGTCTGGATGTGTCTCACGGCCAGACTGGTTCTCAGTCTGTGTACACGGTCCACAAACAGCAGGAAGTCATGTTCCACGTTTCCACCAAGCTGCCCTTCACGGAGGGAGACACCCAGCAG CTCCAGAGGAAGCGTCACATAGGCAACGACATCGTAGCCCTGGTTTTCCAGGAGGAGGCCACCCCCTTTGTGCCAGACATGATCGCCTCCAACTTTTTACACGCCTTTGTCACAGTCCAGGTGGAGGAACCCTGCTCGGAGAATACCAGCTATAAG GTGTCTGTTACAGCACGAGAGGATGTACCACCTTTTGGACCGCCTCTCCCAAATCCAGCTGTTTTTAAGAAG GGTCCAGAGTTTCGGGAGTTTCTACTCACTAAACTCATCAATGCAGAGCTGGCCTGTTACAAGAGCATCCGTTTTTCCAGACTGGAG GAGCGGACAAGGGCCGCACTGCTGGATACCCTCCACGACGAGCTACAGAGACGCTCCCAGAGAATGCTGGGATTGACATCTACTCTTGATGAGGAGGCTCGGGCTGAAAATGGACATGCTcacggaggtcttctggaatccATCAAG AGGGCTATGCGCGGGAGAAGCGTCTCCATGGAGACAATGTCAAGAGGTGGCGGGGGGCTGCCCACCAGTTTGAGTGGTGGGGGGTTGGCACATATCAGCGCTGAG GGTAGTGTAAAATCTCCAGTCAAACGCCGTTCGGGTCTGTTCCCTCGATTGTTGAGTATTGACAGCCAAACAGACAAGCACAGCCAGAGAGG TTTCCTCGGTGACCAGAGGAACTTTGATGGTTGCCAGCCCATGTTAGAGGTGAAGTCAGAGCTGCCGTCCAATCCCAGCTCTCCAGAGGCGGGGCAACgagacag AATTTGCATGAAAAAGGATAACAGCAAAATTTCCAGATCCACCTCCAGCACATGTAGCTTCAGTCTCCCTGCGGACGACACTCACctg TTTGCCCATGCTGTGACAGTAGAAGGTCAAGGTTCAAGTCCGCTCATCGTCTGTCGAAGCCCCACAG aattaaaaaacaaaaactcaccGAGATCCAACCTGAAGTTTCGTTTCGACAAGCTGAGTCACTCAGCTGCG CAGGGACATTAG
- the LOC125981915 gene encoding rap1 GTPase-activating protein 2 isoform X2 yields the protein MLRRKRSVSFGGFGWIDKSSVSALRARKQELQAASNGADADCPPSPPRTAPPTTKSAHFFDTLDKMEVPEAAEMKAVPPRQKDDYIPYPRIEEVLEKGEPYPQVILPQFGGYWIEEPEEPPPPAPPPATQEASGDDEQEGGEAQDNANCGYRLEETNEAARAYRKYFLGKEHLNFSCPSSSVGNVLLSVRHEEENQQEHLHVIIRSRVKTIYQRLSVTELPDIPSVQELTKLLCDDAAGLRFSPVLYPKASQLIVNYDEHEVNNTFKFGVIFQRFGQVSEEELFRNNEETPAFQEFLQLLGDTVDLQDFKGFRGGLDVSHGQTGSQSVYTVHKQQEVMFHVSTKLPFTEGDTQQLQRKRHIGNDIVALVFQEEATPFVPDMIASNFLHAFVTVQVEEPCSENTSYKVSVTAREDVPPFGPPLPNPAVFKKGPEFREFLLTKLINAELACYKSIRFSRLEERTRAALLDTLHDELQRRSQRMLGLTSTLDEEARAENGHAHGGLLESIKRAMRGRSVSMETMSRGGGGLPTSLSGGGLAHISAEGSVKSPVKRRSGLFPRLLSIDSQTDKHSQRGFLGDQRNFDGCQPMLEVKSELPSNPSSPEAGQRDRICMKKDNSKISRSTSSTCSFSLPADDTHLFAHAVTVEGQGSSPLIVCRSPTELKNKNSPRSNLKFRFDKLSHSAAQGH from the exons GATTGACAAGTCTTCCGTCAGCGCCCTGAGAGCTCG CAAACAGGAGCTCCAGGCCGCTTCCAATGGTGCCGACGCCGACTGCCCCCCCTCGCCTCCCCGCACGGCACCGCCCACCACCAAG TCGGCCCATTTCTTTGACACGTTGGACAAGATGGAG GTTCCAGAAGCTGCTGAGATGAAAGCCGTCCCTCCGAGGCAGAAG GATGACTACATCCCTTATCCAAGGATCGAAGAG GTGTTAGAGAAGGGCGAACCGTACCCACAGGTCATCCTCCCCCAGTTTGGAGGTTACTGGATCGAGGAACCTGAGGAACCTCCCCCGCCTGCACCTCCCCCTGCCACCCAGGAGGCCAGCGGGGATGACGAGCAAGAAGGAGGAGAGGCTCAGGATAACGCAAACTGTGGCTATCGCCTGGAGGAGACCAACGAGGCTGCACGTGCGTACAGGAAGTACTTCTTGGGCAAG GAACATTTAAACTTCTCTTGCCCGTCCAGCAGCGTTGGAAACGTGTTGTTGTCTGTTAGGCATGAAGAAGAGAATCAGCAAGAACATCTCCACGTCATCATCAG GTCCCGAGTGAAGACAATCTATCAGCGCCTGTCAGTGACGGAGCTGCCTGATATACCAAGTGTACAAGAGCTGACTAAg CTGCTGTGTGACGACGCAGCTGGTCTCCGTTTCAGTCCCGTCCTTTACCCGAAG GCGTCTCAGCTAATTGTCAACTATGACGAACATGAGGTCAACAACACGTTCAAGTTTGGAGTTATTTTCCAACGCTTTGGACAG GTGTCCGAGGAGGAGCTGTTCAGGAACAACGAGGAAACGCCAGCGTTCCAAGAGTTTCTGCAACTCCTCGGTGACACTGTGGACCTGCAAGACTTTAAAGG GTTTCGGGGGGGTCTGGATGTGTCTCACGGCCAGACTGGTTCTCAGTCTGTGTACACGGTCCACAAACAGCAGGAAGTCATGTTCCACGTTTCCACCAAGCTGCCCTTCACGGAGGGAGACACCCAGCAG CTCCAGAGGAAGCGTCACATAGGCAACGACATCGTAGCCCTGGTTTTCCAGGAGGAGGCCACCCCCTTTGTGCCAGACATGATCGCCTCCAACTTTTTACACGCCTTTGTCACAGTCCAGGTGGAGGAACCCTGCTCGGAGAATACCAGCTATAAG GTGTCTGTTACAGCACGAGAGGATGTACCACCTTTTGGACCGCCTCTCCCAAATCCAGCTGTTTTTAAGAAG GGTCCAGAGTTTCGGGAGTTTCTACTCACTAAACTCATCAATGCAGAGCTGGCCTGTTACAAGAGCATCCGTTTTTCCAGACTGGAG GAGCGGACAAGGGCCGCACTGCTGGATACCCTCCACGACGAGCTACAGAGACGCTCCCAGAGAATGCTGGGATTGACATCTACTCTTGATGAGGAGGCTCGGGCTGAAAATGGACATGCTcacggaggtcttctggaatccATCAAG AGGGCTATGCGCGGGAGAAGCGTCTCCATGGAGACAATGTCAAGAGGTGGCGGGGGGCTGCCCACCAGTTTGAGTGGTGGGGGGTTGGCACATATCAGCGCTGAG GGTAGTGTAAAATCTCCAGTCAAACGCCGTTCGGGTCTGTTCCCTCGATTGTTGAGTATTGACAGCCAAACAGACAAGCACAGCCAGAGAGG TTTCCTCGGTGACCAGAGGAACTTTGATGGTTGCCAGCCCATGTTAGAGGTGAAGTCAGAGCTGCCGTCCAATCCCAGCTCTCCAGAGGCGGGGCAACgagacag AATTTGCATGAAAAAGGATAACAGCAAAATTTCCAGATCCACCTCCAGCACATGTAGCTTCAGTCTCCCTGCGGACGACACTCACctg TTTGCCCATGCTGTGACAGTAGAAGGTCAAGGTTCAAGTCCGCTCATCGTCTGTCGAAGCCCCACAG aattaaaaaacaaaaactcaccGAGATCCAACCTGAAGTTTCGTTTCGACAAGCTGAGTCACTCAGCTGCG CAGGGACATTAG
- the LOC125981915 gene encoding rap1 GTPase-activating protein 2 isoform X3, with product MLRRKRSVSFGGFGWIDKSSVSALRARKQELQAASNGADADCPPSPPRTAPPTTKSAHFFDTLDKMEQVPEAAEMKAVPPRQKDDYIPYPRIEEVLEKGEPYPQVILPQFGGYWIEEPEEPPPPAPPPATQEASGDDEQEGGEAQDNANCGYRLEETNEAARAYRKYFLGKEHLNFSCPSSSVGNVLLSVRHEEENQQEHLHVIIRSRVKTIYQRLSVTELPDIPSVQELTKLLCDDAAGLRFSPVLYPKASQLIVNYDEHEVNNTFKFGVIFQRFGQVSEEELFRNNEETPAFQEFLQLLGDTVDLQDFKGFRGGLDVSHGQTGSQSVYTVHKQQEVMFHVSTKLPFTEGDTQQLQRKRHIGNDIVALVFQEEATPFVPDMIASNFLHAFVTVQVEEPCSENTSYKVSVTAREDVPPFGPPLPNPAVFKKGPEFREFLLTKLINAELACYKSIRFSRLEERTRAALLDTLHDELQRRSQRMLGLTSTLDEEARAENGHAHGGLLESIKRAMRGRSVSMETMSRGGGGLPTSLSGGGLAHISAEGSVKSPVKRRSGLFPRLLSIDSQTDKHSQRGFLGDQRNFDGCQPMLEVKSELPSNPSSPEAGQRDRICMKKDNSKISRSTSSTCSFSLPADDTHLFAHAVTVEGQGSSPLIVCRSPTELKNKNSPRSNLKFRFDKLSHSAAGH from the exons GATTGACAAGTCTTCCGTCAGCGCCCTGAGAGCTCG CAAACAGGAGCTCCAGGCCGCTTCCAATGGTGCCGACGCCGACTGCCCCCCCTCGCCTCCCCGCACGGCACCGCCCACCACCAAG TCGGCCCATTTCTTTGACACGTTGGACAAGATGGAG CAGGTTCCAGAAGCTGCTGAGATGAAAGCCGTCCCTCCGAGGCAGAAG GATGACTACATCCCTTATCCAAGGATCGAAGAG GTGTTAGAGAAGGGCGAACCGTACCCACAGGTCATCCTCCCCCAGTTTGGAGGTTACTGGATCGAGGAACCTGAGGAACCTCCCCCGCCTGCACCTCCCCCTGCCACCCAGGAGGCCAGCGGGGATGACGAGCAAGAAGGAGGAGAGGCTCAGGATAACGCAAACTGTGGCTATCGCCTGGAGGAGACCAACGAGGCTGCACGTGCGTACAGGAAGTACTTCTTGGGCAAG GAACATTTAAACTTCTCTTGCCCGTCCAGCAGCGTTGGAAACGTGTTGTTGTCTGTTAGGCATGAAGAAGAGAATCAGCAAGAACATCTCCACGTCATCATCAG GTCCCGAGTGAAGACAATCTATCAGCGCCTGTCAGTGACGGAGCTGCCTGATATACCAAGTGTACAAGAGCTGACTAAg CTGCTGTGTGACGACGCAGCTGGTCTCCGTTTCAGTCCCGTCCTTTACCCGAAG GCGTCTCAGCTAATTGTCAACTATGACGAACATGAGGTCAACAACACGTTCAAGTTTGGAGTTATTTTCCAACGCTTTGGACAG GTGTCCGAGGAGGAGCTGTTCAGGAACAACGAGGAAACGCCAGCGTTCCAAGAGTTTCTGCAACTCCTCGGTGACACTGTGGACCTGCAAGACTTTAAAGG GTTTCGGGGGGGTCTGGATGTGTCTCACGGCCAGACTGGTTCTCAGTCTGTGTACACGGTCCACAAACAGCAGGAAGTCATGTTCCACGTTTCCACCAAGCTGCCCTTCACGGAGGGAGACACCCAGCAG CTCCAGAGGAAGCGTCACATAGGCAACGACATCGTAGCCCTGGTTTTCCAGGAGGAGGCCACCCCCTTTGTGCCAGACATGATCGCCTCCAACTTTTTACACGCCTTTGTCACAGTCCAGGTGGAGGAACCCTGCTCGGAGAATACCAGCTATAAG GTGTCTGTTACAGCACGAGAGGATGTACCACCTTTTGGACCGCCTCTCCCAAATCCAGCTGTTTTTAAGAAG GGTCCAGAGTTTCGGGAGTTTCTACTCACTAAACTCATCAATGCAGAGCTGGCCTGTTACAAGAGCATCCGTTTTTCCAGACTGGAG GAGCGGACAAGGGCCGCACTGCTGGATACCCTCCACGACGAGCTACAGAGACGCTCCCAGAGAATGCTGGGATTGACATCTACTCTTGATGAGGAGGCTCGGGCTGAAAATGGACATGCTcacggaggtcttctggaatccATCAAG AGGGCTATGCGCGGGAGAAGCGTCTCCATGGAGACAATGTCAAGAGGTGGCGGGGGGCTGCCCACCAGTTTGAGTGGTGGGGGGTTGGCACATATCAGCGCTGAG GGTAGTGTAAAATCTCCAGTCAAACGCCGTTCGGGTCTGTTCCCTCGATTGTTGAGTATTGACAGCCAAACAGACAAGCACAGCCAGAGAGG TTTCCTCGGTGACCAGAGGAACTTTGATGGTTGCCAGCCCATGTTAGAGGTGAAGTCAGAGCTGCCGTCCAATCCCAGCTCTCCAGAGGCGGGGCAACgagacag AATTTGCATGAAAAAGGATAACAGCAAAATTTCCAGATCCACCTCCAGCACATGTAGCTTCAGTCTCCCTGCGGACGACACTCACctg TTTGCCCATGCTGTGACAGTAGAAGGTCAAGGTTCAAGTCCGCTCATCGTCTGTCGAAGCCCCACAG aattaaaaaacaaaaactcaccGAGATCCAACCTGAAGTTTCGTTTCGACAAGCTGAGTCACTCAGCTGCG GGACATTAG
- the LOC125981915 gene encoding rap1 GTPase-activating protein 2 isoform X1: MLRRKRSVSFGGFGWIDKSSVSALRARKQELQAASNGADADCPPSPPRTAPPTTKSAHFFDTLDKMEQVPEAAEMKAVPPRQKDDYIPYPRIEEVLEKGEPYPQVILPQFGGYWIEEPEEPPPPAPPPATQEASGDDEQEGGEAQDNANCGYRLEETNEAARAYRKYFLGKEHLNFSCPSSSVGNVLLSVRHEEENQQEHLHVIIRSRVKTIYQRLSVTELPDIPSVQELTKLLCDDAAGLRFSPVLYPKASQLIVNYDEHEVNNTFKFGVIFQRFGQVSEEELFRNNEETPAFQEFLQLLGDTVDLQDFKGFRGGLDVSHGQTGSQSVYTVHKQQEVMFHVSTKLPFTEGDTQQLQRKRHIGNDIVALVFQEEATPFVPDMIASNFLHAFVTVQVEEPCSENTSYKVSVTAREDVPPFGPPLPNPAVFKKGPEFREFLLTKLINAELACYKSIRFSRLEERTRAALLDTLHDELQRRSQRMLGLTSTLDEEARAENGHAHGGLLESIKRAMRGRSVSMETMSRGGGGLPTSLSGGGLAHISAEGSVKSPVKRRSGLFPRLLSIDSQTDKHSQRGFLGDQRNFDGCQPMLEVKSELPSNPSSPEAGQRDRICMKKDNSKISRSTSSTCSFSLPADDTHLFAHAVTVEGQGSSPLIVCRSPTELKNKNSPRSNLKFRFDKLSHSAAQGH, from the exons GATTGACAAGTCTTCCGTCAGCGCCCTGAGAGCTCG CAAACAGGAGCTCCAGGCCGCTTCCAATGGTGCCGACGCCGACTGCCCCCCCTCGCCTCCCCGCACGGCACCGCCCACCACCAAG TCGGCCCATTTCTTTGACACGTTGGACAAGATGGAG CAGGTTCCAGAAGCTGCTGAGATGAAAGCCGTCCCTCCGAGGCAGAAG GATGACTACATCCCTTATCCAAGGATCGAAGAG GTGTTAGAGAAGGGCGAACCGTACCCACAGGTCATCCTCCCCCAGTTTGGAGGTTACTGGATCGAGGAACCTGAGGAACCTCCCCCGCCTGCACCTCCCCCTGCCACCCAGGAGGCCAGCGGGGATGACGAGCAAGAAGGAGGAGAGGCTCAGGATAACGCAAACTGTGGCTATCGCCTGGAGGAGACCAACGAGGCTGCACGTGCGTACAGGAAGTACTTCTTGGGCAAG GAACATTTAAACTTCTCTTGCCCGTCCAGCAGCGTTGGAAACGTGTTGTTGTCTGTTAGGCATGAAGAAGAGAATCAGCAAGAACATCTCCACGTCATCATCAG GTCCCGAGTGAAGACAATCTATCAGCGCCTGTCAGTGACGGAGCTGCCTGATATACCAAGTGTACAAGAGCTGACTAAg CTGCTGTGTGACGACGCAGCTGGTCTCCGTTTCAGTCCCGTCCTTTACCCGAAG GCGTCTCAGCTAATTGTCAACTATGACGAACATGAGGTCAACAACACGTTCAAGTTTGGAGTTATTTTCCAACGCTTTGGACAG GTGTCCGAGGAGGAGCTGTTCAGGAACAACGAGGAAACGCCAGCGTTCCAAGAGTTTCTGCAACTCCTCGGTGACACTGTGGACCTGCAAGACTTTAAAGG GTTTCGGGGGGGTCTGGATGTGTCTCACGGCCAGACTGGTTCTCAGTCTGTGTACACGGTCCACAAACAGCAGGAAGTCATGTTCCACGTTTCCACCAAGCTGCCCTTCACGGAGGGAGACACCCAGCAG CTCCAGAGGAAGCGTCACATAGGCAACGACATCGTAGCCCTGGTTTTCCAGGAGGAGGCCACCCCCTTTGTGCCAGACATGATCGCCTCCAACTTTTTACACGCCTTTGTCACAGTCCAGGTGGAGGAACCCTGCTCGGAGAATACCAGCTATAAG GTGTCTGTTACAGCACGAGAGGATGTACCACCTTTTGGACCGCCTCTCCCAAATCCAGCTGTTTTTAAGAAG GGTCCAGAGTTTCGGGAGTTTCTACTCACTAAACTCATCAATGCAGAGCTGGCCTGTTACAAGAGCATCCGTTTTTCCAGACTGGAG GAGCGGACAAGGGCCGCACTGCTGGATACCCTCCACGACGAGCTACAGAGACGCTCCCAGAGAATGCTGGGATTGACATCTACTCTTGATGAGGAGGCTCGGGCTGAAAATGGACATGCTcacggaggtcttctggaatccATCAAG AGGGCTATGCGCGGGAGAAGCGTCTCCATGGAGACAATGTCAAGAGGTGGCGGGGGGCTGCCCACCAGTTTGAGTGGTGGGGGGTTGGCACATATCAGCGCTGAG GGTAGTGTAAAATCTCCAGTCAAACGCCGTTCGGGTCTGTTCCCTCGATTGTTGAGTATTGACAGCCAAACAGACAAGCACAGCCAGAGAGG TTTCCTCGGTGACCAGAGGAACTTTGATGGTTGCCAGCCCATGTTAGAGGTGAAGTCAGAGCTGCCGTCCAATCCCAGCTCTCCAGAGGCGGGGCAACgagacag AATTTGCATGAAAAAGGATAACAGCAAAATTTCCAGATCCACCTCCAGCACATGTAGCTTCAGTCTCCCTGCGGACGACACTCACctg TTTGCCCATGCTGTGACAGTAGAAGGTCAAGGTTCAAGTCCGCTCATCGTCTGTCGAAGCCCCACAG aattaaaaaacaaaaactcaccGAGATCCAACCTGAAGTTTCGTTTCGACAAGCTGAGTCACTCAGCTGCG CAGGGACATTAG
- the LOC125981915 gene encoding rap1 GTPase-activating protein 2 isoform X4, which translates to MLHLIRVGCSVTDGNGTMLQDRCKQELQAASNGADADCPPSPPRTAPPTTKSAHFFDTLDKMEQVPEAAEMKAVPPRQKDDYIPYPRIEEVLEKGEPYPQVILPQFGGYWIEEPEEPPPPAPPPATQEASGDDEQEGGEAQDNANCGYRLEETNEAARAYRKYFLGKEHLNFSCPSSSVGNVLLSVRHEEENQQEHLHVIIRSRVKTIYQRLSVTELPDIPSVQELTKLLCDDAAGLRFSPVLYPKASQLIVNYDEHEVNNTFKFGVIFQRFGQVSEEELFRNNEETPAFQEFLQLLGDTVDLQDFKGFRGGLDVSHGQTGSQSVYTVHKQQEVMFHVSTKLPFTEGDTQQLQRKRHIGNDIVALVFQEEATPFVPDMIASNFLHAFVTVQVEEPCSENTSYKVSVTAREDVPPFGPPLPNPAVFKKGPEFREFLLTKLINAELACYKSIRFSRLEERTRAALLDTLHDELQRRSQRMLGLTSTLDEEARAENGHAHGGLLESIKRAMRGRSVSMETMSRGGGGLPTSLSGGGLAHISAEGSVKSPVKRRSGLFPRLLSIDSQTDKHSQRGFLGDQRNFDGCQPMLEVKSELPSNPSSPEAGQRDRICMKKDNSKISRSTSSTCSFSLPADDTHLFAHAVTVEGQGSSPLIVCRSPTELKNKNSPRSNLKFRFDKLSHSAAQGH; encoded by the exons ATGCTGCATCTCATCAGAGTGGGATGCTCAGTTACCGACGGCAACGGAACAATGCTGCAGGACCGCTG CAAACAGGAGCTCCAGGCCGCTTCCAATGGTGCCGACGCCGACTGCCCCCCCTCGCCTCCCCGCACGGCACCGCCCACCACCAAG TCGGCCCATTTCTTTGACACGTTGGACAAGATGGAG CAGGTTCCAGAAGCTGCTGAGATGAAAGCCGTCCCTCCGAGGCAGAAG GATGACTACATCCCTTATCCAAGGATCGAAGAG GTGTTAGAGAAGGGCGAACCGTACCCACAGGTCATCCTCCCCCAGTTTGGAGGTTACTGGATCGAGGAACCTGAGGAACCTCCCCCGCCTGCACCTCCCCCTGCCACCCAGGAGGCCAGCGGGGATGACGAGCAAGAAGGAGGAGAGGCTCAGGATAACGCAAACTGTGGCTATCGCCTGGAGGAGACCAACGAGGCTGCACGTGCGTACAGGAAGTACTTCTTGGGCAAG GAACATTTAAACTTCTCTTGCCCGTCCAGCAGCGTTGGAAACGTGTTGTTGTCTGTTAGGCATGAAGAAGAGAATCAGCAAGAACATCTCCACGTCATCATCAG GTCCCGAGTGAAGACAATCTATCAGCGCCTGTCAGTGACGGAGCTGCCTGATATACCAAGTGTACAAGAGCTGACTAAg CTGCTGTGTGACGACGCAGCTGGTCTCCGTTTCAGTCCCGTCCTTTACCCGAAG GCGTCTCAGCTAATTGTCAACTATGACGAACATGAGGTCAACAACACGTTCAAGTTTGGAGTTATTTTCCAACGCTTTGGACAG GTGTCCGAGGAGGAGCTGTTCAGGAACAACGAGGAAACGCCAGCGTTCCAAGAGTTTCTGCAACTCCTCGGTGACACTGTGGACCTGCAAGACTTTAAAGG GTTTCGGGGGGGTCTGGATGTGTCTCACGGCCAGACTGGTTCTCAGTCTGTGTACACGGTCCACAAACAGCAGGAAGTCATGTTCCACGTTTCCACCAAGCTGCCCTTCACGGAGGGAGACACCCAGCAG CTCCAGAGGAAGCGTCACATAGGCAACGACATCGTAGCCCTGGTTTTCCAGGAGGAGGCCACCCCCTTTGTGCCAGACATGATCGCCTCCAACTTTTTACACGCCTTTGTCACAGTCCAGGTGGAGGAACCCTGCTCGGAGAATACCAGCTATAAG GTGTCTGTTACAGCACGAGAGGATGTACCACCTTTTGGACCGCCTCTCCCAAATCCAGCTGTTTTTAAGAAG GGTCCAGAGTTTCGGGAGTTTCTACTCACTAAACTCATCAATGCAGAGCTGGCCTGTTACAAGAGCATCCGTTTTTCCAGACTGGAG GAGCGGACAAGGGCCGCACTGCTGGATACCCTCCACGACGAGCTACAGAGACGCTCCCAGAGAATGCTGGGATTGACATCTACTCTTGATGAGGAGGCTCGGGCTGAAAATGGACATGCTcacggaggtcttctggaatccATCAAG AGGGCTATGCGCGGGAGAAGCGTCTCCATGGAGACAATGTCAAGAGGTGGCGGGGGGCTGCCCACCAGTTTGAGTGGTGGGGGGTTGGCACATATCAGCGCTGAG GGTAGTGTAAAATCTCCAGTCAAACGCCGTTCGGGTCTGTTCCCTCGATTGTTGAGTATTGACAGCCAAACAGACAAGCACAGCCAGAGAGG TTTCCTCGGTGACCAGAGGAACTTTGATGGTTGCCAGCCCATGTTAGAGGTGAAGTCAGAGCTGCCGTCCAATCCCAGCTCTCCAGAGGCGGGGCAACgagacag AATTTGCATGAAAAAGGATAACAGCAAAATTTCCAGATCCACCTCCAGCACATGTAGCTTCAGTCTCCCTGCGGACGACACTCACctg TTTGCCCATGCTGTGACAGTAGAAGGTCAAGGTTCAAGTCCGCTCATCGTCTGTCGAAGCCCCACAG aattaaaaaacaaaaactcaccGAGATCCAACCTGAAGTTTCGTTTCGACAAGCTGAGTCACTCAGCTGCG CAGGGACATTAG